One genomic region from Marinococcus sp. PL1-022 encodes:
- a CDS encoding nucleotidyltransferase — protein MDKLENTLRNWSKRSSDSENQKSENATKMIRKAIDASPKLSSRNIQIIPKGSYHNNTNVRLNSDVDVAVKLTDVFYPKYPEGANAKTFGHTDGNYPFHTYRQEVEEAVINTFGRGNVDFGDKSIKVQSNSYRVDADVVPCIEYRRYNSSQNYISGTKFFGKQSDESVVNFPEQHYLNGVRKNNNTSRRYKRVVRILKRLKYKMLDENYDVENISSFLIESLVFNVPNNYFNNDRISKDVSNALEYLLANTEKRENCKHWGEVSELLYLFHSGRKYSLEETHDFLKAAYDYLFVQKKLS, from the coding sequence ATGGACAAATTAGAAAATACTCTTAGAAACTGGTCTAAAAGATCTAGTGATTCTGAGAACCAAAAATCAGAAAATGCCACTAAAATGATTAGAAAAGCAATTGATGCTTCACCAAAGTTATCCTCAAGAAATATTCAAATTATACCAAAAGGTTCCTATCACAATAACACAAACGTTAGACTTAACAGCGATGTAGATGTAGCCGTTAAATTAACAGATGTTTTTTATCCAAAATATCCTGAAGGAGCGAATGCTAAGACTTTTGGCCATACAGACGGTAATTATCCATTTCATACTTATAGGCAAGAAGTAGAAGAAGCAGTTATAAATACCTTTGGTCGTGGAAATGTCGATTTTGGCGACAAATCTATAAAAGTTCAATCAAATTCTTACAGAGTAGATGCAGATGTTGTGCCTTGTATAGAATATAGAAGATACAATAGCTCACAAAATTATATATCTGGGACTAAATTTTTTGGCAAACAAAGTGACGAATCAGTTGTTAATTTCCCTGAACAACATTACTTAAATGGGGTTAGAAAAAATAATAATACCTCTAGACGTTATAAAAGGGTTGTTCGTATTTTAAAAAGACTAAAATATAAAATGCTGGACGAAAATTATGATGTTGAGAACATTTCTTCCTTTTTAATTGAATCATTGGTTTTTAATGTCCCGAATAATTATTTTAATAATGACAGAATATCCAAAGATGTAAGTAATGCTCTTGAATATCTTTTAGCCAATACTGAAAAAAGAGAAAACTGTAAACATTGGGGAGAGGTTTCCGAGCTTCTTTATTTATTTCATTCTGGTAGAAAATACAGTTTAGAAGAAACACATGATTTTTTAAAAGCAGCATACGATTATTTGTTTGTTCAAAAAAAGCTCTCTTAA